Proteins co-encoded in one Nitrospiria bacterium genomic window:
- a CDS encoding YaeQ family protein, with protein MALSSTIYKAALQIADMDRPYYHDHALTLARHPSETDERLMVRIVAFARHADERLSFAQGRLGAGPNSEDEPDLWRKDLTGAVELWVEAGLPDERAIRQACRRAGRVVVYAYGGRKADLWWEENRAGLERAKNLTVINLSPETTRALAALAKRGLELNCIIQEGQMWMGEGEERVEVKFTVMMEGKT; from the coding sequence ATGGCCTTAAGTTCCACAATTTATAAAGCCGCGCTTCAAATCGCCGACATGGACCGGCCCTACTACCACGACCATGCGCTCACACTCGCGCGCCATCCCTCCGAAACGGACGAGCGGCTGATGGTGCGGATCGTGGCCTTCGCGCGGCATGCGGACGAGCGGCTGTCCTTCGCACAGGGCCGGCTCGGGGCGGGGCCGAATTCAGAAGACGAGCCCGATCTGTGGCGGAAGGACCTGACCGGCGCCGTCGAGCTGTGGGTCGAGGCGGGCCTCCCGGATGAACGCGCGATCCGCCAGGCCTGCCGCCGCGCCGGGCGGGTCGTCGTGTATGCCTATGGCGGACGCAAGGCCGATTTGTGGTGGGAGGAAAACCGCGCCGGATTGGAACGGGCGAAGAATTTAACCGTTATCAATCTTTCCCCCGAAACCACCCGCGCCCTCGCCGCGCTTGCAAAGCGGGGCTTGGAATTGAATTGCATAATACAGGAGGGTCAAATGTGGATGGGGGAGGGGGAGGAGAGGGTGGAGGTCAAATTTACGGTGATGATGGAAGGTAAAACGTGA